A window from Athalia rosae chromosome 5, iyAthRosa1.1, whole genome shotgun sequence encodes these proteins:
- the LOC105690189 gene encoding solute carrier family 28 member 3 isoform X1: MSGGIENKSFTVEGNELHDIGNGSELRTASQNAQSHEESIGDRDWFSSSRNAIGSVISKNPRTIRWGWITILNAAVAVYFGFATRYWYITYGFWTGQWCNGYGMLVILLAIIYGSLFYYHIAKRFFGKTIAGCFRPVLKCCKNVNENKYVRRFGSAIFYLIVFAAGIVFLIFDTIDSRDRLISLLGACILIALGWIFSKHPGRVNWTPVLWGLILQFAIGLFTIRWSTGREIFQCIADKMTIFLSYATEGAIFVFSKELVSEYNVFAFASLTVVFFFSFIVQILYYVGAMQWFIMKLGGLLQIIMGTTVCESINSVANIFLSMSESPLLIKPYIPSLTHSEMHTIMASGFATVSGTVLLAYINFGAEPAHLLIASVMSAPAALCYSKLFYPEVEETKTSRETIAPLKSDDTSLLDAASKGAVTGIALFLGIIANVIAFVSAIAFLNGIISWLGGLVGYDFITFDWMLSKVFIPLAWIMGVPWEECEMIAGLIGLKTAVNEFVAFQQLGQYKSAKMLSPRTEAIATYAICGFSNPGSIGIMIGALTSMAPEKRTQITSVAVRAFITGSAVCFLTACVAGMLMTDEFYSAVAINSTSTS, from the exons ATGTCTGGAGGAATCGAGAATAAATCGTTTACCGTTGAG GGAAATGAGCTGCACGATATTGGAAATGGATCCGAACTTCGAACCGCGAGTCAAAACGCGcag AGTCATGAAGAATCCATCGGAGACCGAGACTGGTTTTCTTCAAGCCGAAACGCCATAGGGTCGGTAATATCGAAAAATCCCCGGACGATTAGGTGGGGGTGGATTACAATTTTGAACGCTGCAGTCGCCGTGTATTTTGGTTTCGCCACCCGGTACTGGTACATAACAT ACGGGTTCTGGACGGGTCAATGGTGCAATGGTTATGGCATGCTCGTTATCCTCCTCGCTATTATTTATGGGAGTTTATTCTACTATCATAttgccaaaagatttttcggTAAAACAATCGCCGGATGTTTCAGACCGGTTTTGAAATGCTGCAAAAATGTTAATGAAAATAA aTACGTGAGGCGATTTGGGAGTGCAATATTTTACTTGATCGTGTTTGCAGCCGGTATAgtgtttcttattttcgatACTATAGATTCTCGCGATCGATTGATCAGCCTGTTGGGAGCTTGCATTCTCATTGCACTTGGTTGGATTTTCTCTAAACATCCAGGACGC GTAAATTGGACTCCGGTCCTCTGGGGTCTTATTCTCCAATTCGCTATCGGATTGTTCACCATACGTTGGTCAACCGGAAGGGAAATTTTTCAGTGTATCGCCGACAAAATGACGATATTTTTGAGCTATGCGACGGAAGGTGCCATCTTCGTATTCTCCAAGGAATTGGTTTCCGAGTATAACGTCTTCGCATTCGCT AGTCTCACGGTCGTATTCTTCTTCAGTTTTatcgttcaaattttatattaCGTGGGAGCTATGCAGTGGTTTATCATGAAGTTAGGTGGGCTACTCCAAATCATTATGGGAACCACCGTCTGCGAATCGATCAACTCCGTAGCCAACATATTTCTGAGCATG tCCGAATCACCGCTCCTAATTAAGCCGTACATTCCTAGTTTAACACATTCGGAAATGCACACAATCATGGCTTCCGGGTTTGCGACCGTTTCCG gTACCGTTTTGCTGGCATACATTAATTTCGGTGCCGAACCGGCACATCTGCTCATCGCGTCGGTGATGTCGGCACCAGCAGCGCTTTGCTACTCGAAATTGTTTTACCCGGAAGTAGAGGAAACAAAGACCAGTCGAGAGACGATCGCCCCGCTGAAATC AGATGACACGAGTCTTTTGGACGCAGCGTCGAAGGGTGCTGTTACTGGAATCGCTTTGTTTTTAGGAATAATCGCCAATGTCATCGCATTCGTTTCAGCGATAGCTTTTTTGAACGGGATAATTTCCTGGCTGGGAGGTCTGGTCGGTTATGATTTCATTACTTTCGAT tGGATGCTCTCGAAGGTCTTCATACCCCTAGCTTGGATCATGGGAGTTCCGTGGGAGGAGTGTGAAATGATAGCGGGACTGATCGGTCTGAAAACCGCTGTTAACGAATTCGTCGCTTTCCAACAATTGGGACAGTACAAAAGCGCGAAAATGCTCAGCCCAAGGACAGAAGCAATAGCAACGTACGCGATTTGCGGGTTTTCCAATCCCGGTTCGATCGGTATCATGATCGGAGCACTCACGAGTATGGCGCCGGAGAAACGAACCCAAATCACCAGCGTCGCCGTTCGAGCTTTCATAACCGGAAGTGCCGTGTGCTTTTTGACAGCCTGCGTAGCCG GTATGCTGATGACAGACGAATTCTACAGCGCGGTGGCAATAAATTCTACGAGCACCAGCTAA
- the LOC105690189 gene encoding sodium/nucleoside cotransporter 2 isoform X2: MSGGIENKSFTVESHEESIGDRDWFSSSRNAIGSVISKNPRTIRWGWITILNAAVAVYFGFATRYWYITYGFWTGQWCNGYGMLVILLAIIYGSLFYYHIAKRFFGKTIAGCFRPVLKCCKNVNENKYVRRFGSAIFYLIVFAAGIVFLIFDTIDSRDRLISLLGACILIALGWIFSKHPGRVNWTPVLWGLILQFAIGLFTIRWSTGREIFQCIADKMTIFLSYATEGAIFVFSKELVSEYNVFAFASLTVVFFFSFIVQILYYVGAMQWFIMKLGGLLQIIMGTTVCESINSVANIFLSMSESPLLIKPYIPSLTHSEMHTIMASGFATVSGTVLLAYINFGAEPAHLLIASVMSAPAALCYSKLFYPEVEETKTSRETIAPLKSDDTSLLDAASKGAVTGIALFLGIIANVIAFVSAIAFLNGIISWLGGLVGYDFITFDWMLSKVFIPLAWIMGVPWEECEMIAGLIGLKTAVNEFVAFQQLGQYKSAKMLSPRTEAIATYAICGFSNPGSIGIMIGALTSMAPEKRTQITSVAVRAFITGSAVCFLTACVAGMLMTDEFYSAVAINSTSTS; this comes from the exons ATGTCTGGAGGAATCGAGAATAAATCGTTTACCGTTGAG AGTCATGAAGAATCCATCGGAGACCGAGACTGGTTTTCTTCAAGCCGAAACGCCATAGGGTCGGTAATATCGAAAAATCCCCGGACGATTAGGTGGGGGTGGATTACAATTTTGAACGCTGCAGTCGCCGTGTATTTTGGTTTCGCCACCCGGTACTGGTACATAACAT ACGGGTTCTGGACGGGTCAATGGTGCAATGGTTATGGCATGCTCGTTATCCTCCTCGCTATTATTTATGGGAGTTTATTCTACTATCATAttgccaaaagatttttcggTAAAACAATCGCCGGATGTTTCAGACCGGTTTTGAAATGCTGCAAAAATGTTAATGAAAATAA aTACGTGAGGCGATTTGGGAGTGCAATATTTTACTTGATCGTGTTTGCAGCCGGTATAgtgtttcttattttcgatACTATAGATTCTCGCGATCGATTGATCAGCCTGTTGGGAGCTTGCATTCTCATTGCACTTGGTTGGATTTTCTCTAAACATCCAGGACGC GTAAATTGGACTCCGGTCCTCTGGGGTCTTATTCTCCAATTCGCTATCGGATTGTTCACCATACGTTGGTCAACCGGAAGGGAAATTTTTCAGTGTATCGCCGACAAAATGACGATATTTTTGAGCTATGCGACGGAAGGTGCCATCTTCGTATTCTCCAAGGAATTGGTTTCCGAGTATAACGTCTTCGCATTCGCT AGTCTCACGGTCGTATTCTTCTTCAGTTTTatcgttcaaattttatattaCGTGGGAGCTATGCAGTGGTTTATCATGAAGTTAGGTGGGCTACTCCAAATCATTATGGGAACCACCGTCTGCGAATCGATCAACTCCGTAGCCAACATATTTCTGAGCATG tCCGAATCACCGCTCCTAATTAAGCCGTACATTCCTAGTTTAACACATTCGGAAATGCACACAATCATGGCTTCCGGGTTTGCGACCGTTTCCG gTACCGTTTTGCTGGCATACATTAATTTCGGTGCCGAACCGGCACATCTGCTCATCGCGTCGGTGATGTCGGCACCAGCAGCGCTTTGCTACTCGAAATTGTTTTACCCGGAAGTAGAGGAAACAAAGACCAGTCGAGAGACGATCGCCCCGCTGAAATC AGATGACACGAGTCTTTTGGACGCAGCGTCGAAGGGTGCTGTTACTGGAATCGCTTTGTTTTTAGGAATAATCGCCAATGTCATCGCATTCGTTTCAGCGATAGCTTTTTTGAACGGGATAATTTCCTGGCTGGGAGGTCTGGTCGGTTATGATTTCATTACTTTCGAT tGGATGCTCTCGAAGGTCTTCATACCCCTAGCTTGGATCATGGGAGTTCCGTGGGAGGAGTGTGAAATGATAGCGGGACTGATCGGTCTGAAAACCGCTGTTAACGAATTCGTCGCTTTCCAACAATTGGGACAGTACAAAAGCGCGAAAATGCTCAGCCCAAGGACAGAAGCAATAGCAACGTACGCGATTTGCGGGTTTTCCAATCCCGGTTCGATCGGTATCATGATCGGAGCACTCACGAGTATGGCGCCGGAGAAACGAACCCAAATCACCAGCGTCGCCGTTCGAGCTTTCATAACCGGAAGTGCCGTGTGCTTTTTGACAGCCTGCGTAGCCG GTATGCTGATGACAGACGAATTCTACAGCGCGGTGGCAATAAATTCTACGAGCACCAGCTAA
- the LOC105690189 gene encoding sodium/nucleoside cotransporter 2 isoform X3, giving the protein MLVILLAIIYGSLFYYHIAKRFFGKTIAGCFRPVLKCCKNVNENKYVRRFGSAIFYLIVFAAGIVFLIFDTIDSRDRLISLLGACILIALGWIFSKHPGRVNWTPVLWGLILQFAIGLFTIRWSTGREIFQCIADKMTIFLSYATEGAIFVFSKELVSEYNVFAFASLTVVFFFSFIVQILYYVGAMQWFIMKLGGLLQIIMGTTVCESINSVANIFLSMSESPLLIKPYIPSLTHSEMHTIMASGFATVSGTVLLAYINFGAEPAHLLIASVMSAPAALCYSKLFYPEVEETKTSRETIAPLKSDDTSLLDAASKGAVTGIALFLGIIANVIAFVSAIAFLNGIISWLGGLVGYDFITFDWMLSKVFIPLAWIMGVPWEECEMIAGLIGLKTAVNEFVAFQQLGQYKSAKMLSPRTEAIATYAICGFSNPGSIGIMIGALTSMAPEKRTQITSVAVRAFITGSAVCFLTACVAGMLMTDEFYSAVAINSTSTS; this is encoded by the exons ATGCTCGTTATCCTCCTCGCTATTATTTATGGGAGTTTATTCTACTATCATAttgccaaaagatttttcggTAAAACAATCGCCGGATGTTTCAGACCGGTTTTGAAATGCTGCAAAAATGTTAATGAAAATAA aTACGTGAGGCGATTTGGGAGTGCAATATTTTACTTGATCGTGTTTGCAGCCGGTATAgtgtttcttattttcgatACTATAGATTCTCGCGATCGATTGATCAGCCTGTTGGGAGCTTGCATTCTCATTGCACTTGGTTGGATTTTCTCTAAACATCCAGGACGC GTAAATTGGACTCCGGTCCTCTGGGGTCTTATTCTCCAATTCGCTATCGGATTGTTCACCATACGTTGGTCAACCGGAAGGGAAATTTTTCAGTGTATCGCCGACAAAATGACGATATTTTTGAGCTATGCGACGGAAGGTGCCATCTTCGTATTCTCCAAGGAATTGGTTTCCGAGTATAACGTCTTCGCATTCGCT AGTCTCACGGTCGTATTCTTCTTCAGTTTTatcgttcaaattttatattaCGTGGGAGCTATGCAGTGGTTTATCATGAAGTTAGGTGGGCTACTCCAAATCATTATGGGAACCACCGTCTGCGAATCGATCAACTCCGTAGCCAACATATTTCTGAGCATG tCCGAATCACCGCTCCTAATTAAGCCGTACATTCCTAGTTTAACACATTCGGAAATGCACACAATCATGGCTTCCGGGTTTGCGACCGTTTCCG gTACCGTTTTGCTGGCATACATTAATTTCGGTGCCGAACCGGCACATCTGCTCATCGCGTCGGTGATGTCGGCACCAGCAGCGCTTTGCTACTCGAAATTGTTTTACCCGGAAGTAGAGGAAACAAAGACCAGTCGAGAGACGATCGCCCCGCTGAAATC AGATGACACGAGTCTTTTGGACGCAGCGTCGAAGGGTGCTGTTACTGGAATCGCTTTGTTTTTAGGAATAATCGCCAATGTCATCGCATTCGTTTCAGCGATAGCTTTTTTGAACGGGATAATTTCCTGGCTGGGAGGTCTGGTCGGTTATGATTTCATTACTTTCGAT tGGATGCTCTCGAAGGTCTTCATACCCCTAGCTTGGATCATGGGAGTTCCGTGGGAGGAGTGTGAAATGATAGCGGGACTGATCGGTCTGAAAACCGCTGTTAACGAATTCGTCGCTTTCCAACAATTGGGACAGTACAAAAGCGCGAAAATGCTCAGCCCAAGGACAGAAGCAATAGCAACGTACGCGATTTGCGGGTTTTCCAATCCCGGTTCGATCGGTATCATGATCGGAGCACTCACGAGTATGGCGCCGGAGAAACGAACCCAAATCACCAGCGTCGCCGTTCGAGCTTTCATAACCGGAAGTGCCGTGTGCTTTTTGACAGCCTGCGTAGCCG GTATGCTGATGACAGACGAATTCTACAGCGCGGTGGCAATAAATTCTACGAGCACCAGCTAA